In Pseudorca crassidens isolate mPseCra1 chromosome 16, mPseCra1.hap1, whole genome shotgun sequence, one DNA window encodes the following:
- the SLF2 gene encoding SMC5-SMC6 complex localization factor protein 2 isoform X2 → MTRRCMPARPGFPSSPAPGSSPPRCHLRPGSTAPAAAGKRTESPGDRKQSIIDFFKPASKQDRHMLDSPQKSNIKYGESGLSISGTEQFERKLSSPKRSKPKRVPSEKSPVLEAFMKGVKEHHRDHGVHESRQPCVSLATKCPKAVTKYVPPSYLLSKETKKKHQSPEGRKSHFIHENSREKNDGDRGKISADSKKQAAVTEADIFKNSSRSLSSRSSLSRHHPGESPLGAKFQLSLASYCRERELKRLRREQMEQRINSENSFSAASTLSLKSSSIGRRCKPRQEQSKQNDVTAGNSNLSNLENGPLSRKRSSSDSWEPASGSKQNKFPDKRKRNSVDSDLKSTRESIMPKAKESFLEKRPDGPHQREKFIKHIALKTPGGVLRLEDISKEPNEEADCSSAGLTPSNTGHHSSRNSDQIRVASTKETKIQKPHLPLPQEKSAVKKASNLQKNKTASSVASQETKLLPLLSHVPSAGSSRVPLNAKNCTLPVPKKDKERSSSKECSGHSTESSKHKEHKAKTNKADSNVSTGKICGGSLRSEYGTPTKSPPAALEVVPCIPSPTAPSDKAPSDKESSGNSNAGSNALKRKLRGDFDSDEESLGYNLDSDEEEETLKSLEEIMALNFNQTPATTGKPPALSKGLRSQSSDYTEHVHSGTYTNTLERLVKEMEDTQRLDELQKQLQEDIRQGRGIKSPIRIGDQDSTDDEDGLLEEHREFLKKFSVTIDAIPDHHPGEEIFNFLNSGKIFNQYTLDLRDSGFIGQSAVEKLILKSGKTDQIFLTTQGFLTSAYHYVQCPVPVLKWLFRMMSVHTDCIVSVQILSTLMEITIRNDTFSDSPVWPWIPSLSDIAAVFFNMGIDFKSLFPLENLQPDFNEDDLVSETQMTLGVKGSEDSSCKPIFSSLPETNILNVVKFLGLCTSIHPEGYQDCEIMLLILMLFKMSLEKQLKQIPLVDFQSLLINLMKNIRDWNTKVPELCLAINELSSHPHNLLWLVQLVPNWTSRGRQLRQCLSLVIISKLLDEKHEDIPNANNLQISVLHRYLVQMKPSDLLKKMVLKKRAEQPNGTIDDSLHLELEKQAYYLTYILLHLVGEVSCSHSFSSGQRKHFVHLCGALEKHVKCDIREDARLFYRTKVKDLVARIHGKWQEIIQNCRPTQGQLHDFWVPDS, encoded by the exons ATGACAAGGCGCTGCATGCCCGCTAGGCCAGGTTTCCCCTCATCCCCAGCCCCGGGGTCGTCGCCCCCGCGCTGCCATCTGAGACCCGGTAGTACCGCCCCTGCTGCAGCGGGAAAGAGAACAGAGAGTCCTGGGGACAG gAAGCAGTCAATTATAGATTTCTTCAAACCAGCTTCAAAACAAG ATAGACATATGTTGGATTCTCCACAAAAATCGAACATCAAATATGGAGAAAGTGGATTGTCCATCAGTGGGACAGAGCAGTTTGAAAGGAAACTATCCTCACCAAAAAGATCTAAACCCAAAAGGGTGCCATCAGAAAAGAGCCCCGTCTTAGAGGCATTCATGAAAGGTGTTAAAGAGCACCATAGAGATCATGGTGTACATGAGTCACGTCAGCCTTGTGTGTCACTGGCCACCAAATGTCCAAAGGCAGTTACAAAATACGTTCCTCCTTCATATCTCTTGTCAAAAGAGACGAAGAAAAAACATCAGTCTCCAGAGGGAAGGAAGTCACATTTCATTCATGAAAATAGCAGGGAGAAGAATGATGGAGATCGAGGCAAAATCAGTGCAGATTCTAAAAAGCAGGCCGCGGTGACAGAAGCTGACATCTTCAAGAACAGCTCCAGAAGTCTTAGCAGCAGGAGCAGCCTGTCCAGGCACCACCCAGGAGAAAGCCCACTGGGAGCTAAGTTCCAGTTGTCTCTAGCTTCTTACTGCAGAGAAAGAGAACTAAAGAGGTTGAGAAGGGAGCAAATGGAGCAGAGAATCAACTCAGAAAATTCTTTCTCAGCAGCAAGCACTCTTTCCTTAAAATCCTCTAGTATAGGAAGAAGATGCAAACCAAGGCAGGAACAGAGTAAACAGAATGATGTCACAGCCGGAAATAGTAATCTTTCAAACCTG GAAAATGGACCTCTCTCAAGAAAAAGATCCTCTTCTGATTCATGGGAACCTGCCTCAG GCTCTAAGCAGAATAAATTCCctgacaaaagaaaaaggaactctgtGGACTCAGATCTGAAAAGCACAAGAGAATCTATAATGCCAAAAGCAAAAGAGTCCTTCCTTGAGAAGCGTCCTGATGGACCACATCAGAGAGAAAAATTTATAAAGCATATTGCACTGAAGACACCTGGTGGTGTATTGCGCTTGGAAGATATATCCAAGGAACCGAATGAAGAAGCTGATTGCTCCTCTGCAGGCTTGACACCTTCAAATACTGGGCACCATTCTTCCAGGAATAGTGACCAAATTCGTGTGGCAAGTACCAAAGAGACTAAGATACAGAAACCCCACTTACCTTTACCTCAGGAAAAGTCTGCAGTTAAAAAAGCTAGCAaccttcagaaaaataaaactgctagCTCTGTGGCATCACAGGAGACAAAACTTCTACCTTTACTTTCCCATGTTCCAAGTGCTGGTTCCTCTCGGGTTCCATTAAATGCTAAAAATTGCACTCTTCCAGTTCCTAAAAAAGATAAAGAGCGTTCCTCATCTAAAGAATGTTCTGGGCATTCTACAGAGTCCTCCAAACACAAGGAACACAAAGCAAAGACTAATAAGGCTGATTCTAACGTATCTACAGGGAAAATTTGTGGGGGATCTTTGCGTTCAGAATATGGCACTCCTACAAAGTCTCCCCCGGCTGCTTTGGAAGTTGTGCCATGTATTCCGAGCCCAACAGCACCTTCAGATAAAGCCCCTTCAGATAAAGAGAGTTCAGGAAATTCCAATGCAGGTAGCAATGCACTGAAAAGAAAACTAAGGGGTGATTTTGATAGTGATGAAGAAAGTTTAGGTTATAACCTAGACAGTGATGAGGAAGAGGAAACATTAAAATCACTGGAAGAAATAATGGCTTTGAACTTCAATCAGACTCCTGCAACTACAGGAAAGCCTCCTGCTCTTTCTAAGGGGCTTAGATCTCAGTCATCAGACTATACA gAACATGTTCATAGTGGAACTTACACAAATACTTTAGAGCGTCTAGTGAAGGAGATGGAAGACACACAAAG GCTAGATGAACTGCAGAAGCAACTACAGGAAGACATAAGGCAGGGCCGAGGCATTAAATCTCCAATCAGAATTGGCGATCAAGACAGTACAGATGATGAAGATGGCCTCTTAGAAGAGCACAG AGAATTTCTAAAGAAATTTTCAGTTACAATTGATGCTATTCCTGATCATCATCCAGGcgaagaaatatttaatttccttaattCTGGAAAAATTTTCAATCAGTATACCTTGGATTTAAGAGACTCTGGTTTTATCGGACAAAGTGCTGTAGAAAAGCTTATTCTTAA ATCAGGAAAAACAGATCAGATTTTTTTGACAACACAAGGCTTCCTTACCTCTGCTTATCACTATGTCCAGTGTCCTGTACCTGTGTTAAAGTGGCTGTTTCGG ATGATGTCAGTTCATACAGACTGTATTGTGTCTGTGCAGATTTTAAGTACATTAATGGAAATAACAATAAGAAATG ATACCTTCAGTGATTCACCAGTTTGGCCTTGGATCCCATCATTGTCTGATATAGCTGCTGTGTTTTTCAATATGGGAATTGATTTTAAATCTTTGTTCCCTCTGGAGAATCTTCAGCCAGACTTTAATGAAGATGACCTAGT TTCTGAAACACAGATGACACTGGGGGTGAAAGGAAGTGAAGATTCTTCTTGTAAGCCAATATTTTCATCTCTCCCTGAAACCAACATTTTAAATGTGGTCAAG TTTCTAGGCTTGTGTACATCTATACATCCGGAAGGTTACCAGGATTGTGAAATAATGTTACTGATTTTAATGTTGTTTAAAATGAGTCTGGAAAAACAACTGAAACAGATTCCTCTAGTAGACTTTCAAAGCCTCCTGATAAACCTGATGAAAAACATCAGAGATTGGAATACAAAG GTGCCTGAACTCTGTCTGGCCATAAATGAACTCTCCAGTCATCCCCACAACCTTCTGTGGTTGGTACAGCTGGTCCCTAACTGGACATCACGTGGAAG GCAACTGAGACAGTGCCTCAGCCTAGTGATTATTTCAAAGCTTTTGGATGAGAAACATGAAGATATCCCTAATGCGAATAATCTGCAg ATATCAGTCTTGCATCGCTATCTTGTGCAAATGAAGCCTTCAGATTTGTTGAAGAAAATGGTCTTGAAGAAAAGGGCTGAACAACCAAATGGCACTATTGATGATAGTCTTCATTTGGAACTTGAAAAGCAG GCATATTACCTGACCTACATTCTTCTTCATTTAGTCGGTGAAGTTAGTTGTTCtcactctttttcttctggacAACGG AAACACTTTGTGCACCTCTGTGGGGCTTTAGAAAAGCATGTTAAGTGTGATATTAGGGAAGATGCAAGACTGTTTTATAGAACTAAG GTAAAAGACTTGGTTGCCAGGATACATGGAAAATGGCAGGAAATAATCCAGAACTGTCGACCTACTCAG
- the SLF2 gene encoding SMC5-SMC6 complex localization factor protein 2 isoform X1, whose product MTRRCMPARPGFPSSPAPGSSPPRCHLRPGSTAPAAAGKRTESPGDRKQSIIDFFKPASKQDRHMLDSPQKSNIKYGESGLSISGTEQFERKLSSPKRSKPKRVPSEKSPVLEAFMKGVKEHHRDHGVHESRQPCVSLATKCPKAVTKYVPPSYLLSKETKKKHQSPEGRKSHFIHENSREKNDGDRGKISADSKKQAAVTEADIFKNSSRSLSSRSSLSRHHPGESPLGAKFQLSLASYCRERELKRLRREQMEQRINSENSFSAASTLSLKSSSIGRRCKPRQEQSKQNDVTAGNSNLSNLENGPLSRKRSSSDSWEPASAGSKQNKFPDKRKRNSVDSDLKSTRESIMPKAKESFLEKRPDGPHQREKFIKHIALKTPGGVLRLEDISKEPNEEADCSSAGLTPSNTGHHSSRNSDQIRVASTKETKIQKPHLPLPQEKSAVKKASNLQKNKTASSVASQETKLLPLLSHVPSAGSSRVPLNAKNCTLPVPKKDKERSSSKECSGHSTESSKHKEHKAKTNKADSNVSTGKICGGSLRSEYGTPTKSPPAALEVVPCIPSPTAPSDKAPSDKESSGNSNAGSNALKRKLRGDFDSDEESLGYNLDSDEEEETLKSLEEIMALNFNQTPATTGKPPALSKGLRSQSSDYTEHVHSGTYTNTLERLVKEMEDTQRLDELQKQLQEDIRQGRGIKSPIRIGDQDSTDDEDGLLEEHREFLKKFSVTIDAIPDHHPGEEIFNFLNSGKIFNQYTLDLRDSGFIGQSAVEKLILKSGKTDQIFLTTQGFLTSAYHYVQCPVPVLKWLFRMMSVHTDCIVSVQILSTLMEITIRNDTFSDSPVWPWIPSLSDIAAVFFNMGIDFKSLFPLENLQPDFNEDDLVSETQMTLGVKGSEDSSCKPIFSSLPETNILNVVKFLGLCTSIHPEGYQDCEIMLLILMLFKMSLEKQLKQIPLVDFQSLLINLMKNIRDWNTKVPELCLAINELSSHPHNLLWLVQLVPNWTSRGRQLRQCLSLVIISKLLDEKHEDIPNANNLQISVLHRYLVQMKPSDLLKKMVLKKRAEQPNGTIDDSLHLELEKQAYYLTYILLHLVGEVSCSHSFSSGQRKHFVHLCGALEKHVKCDIREDARLFYRTKVKDLVARIHGKWQEIIQNCRPTQGQLHDFWVPDS is encoded by the exons ATGACAAGGCGCTGCATGCCCGCTAGGCCAGGTTTCCCCTCATCCCCAGCCCCGGGGTCGTCGCCCCCGCGCTGCCATCTGAGACCCGGTAGTACCGCCCCTGCTGCAGCGGGAAAGAGAACAGAGAGTCCTGGGGACAG gAAGCAGTCAATTATAGATTTCTTCAAACCAGCTTCAAAACAAG ATAGACATATGTTGGATTCTCCACAAAAATCGAACATCAAATATGGAGAAAGTGGATTGTCCATCAGTGGGACAGAGCAGTTTGAAAGGAAACTATCCTCACCAAAAAGATCTAAACCCAAAAGGGTGCCATCAGAAAAGAGCCCCGTCTTAGAGGCATTCATGAAAGGTGTTAAAGAGCACCATAGAGATCATGGTGTACATGAGTCACGTCAGCCTTGTGTGTCACTGGCCACCAAATGTCCAAAGGCAGTTACAAAATACGTTCCTCCTTCATATCTCTTGTCAAAAGAGACGAAGAAAAAACATCAGTCTCCAGAGGGAAGGAAGTCACATTTCATTCATGAAAATAGCAGGGAGAAGAATGATGGAGATCGAGGCAAAATCAGTGCAGATTCTAAAAAGCAGGCCGCGGTGACAGAAGCTGACATCTTCAAGAACAGCTCCAGAAGTCTTAGCAGCAGGAGCAGCCTGTCCAGGCACCACCCAGGAGAAAGCCCACTGGGAGCTAAGTTCCAGTTGTCTCTAGCTTCTTACTGCAGAGAAAGAGAACTAAAGAGGTTGAGAAGGGAGCAAATGGAGCAGAGAATCAACTCAGAAAATTCTTTCTCAGCAGCAAGCACTCTTTCCTTAAAATCCTCTAGTATAGGAAGAAGATGCAAACCAAGGCAGGAACAGAGTAAACAGAATGATGTCACAGCCGGAAATAGTAATCTTTCAAACCTG GAAAATGGACCTCTCTCAAGAAAAAGATCCTCTTCTGATTCATGGGAACCTGCCTCAG caGGCTCTAAGCAGAATAAATTCCctgacaaaagaaaaaggaactctgtGGACTCAGATCTGAAAAGCACAAGAGAATCTATAATGCCAAAAGCAAAAGAGTCCTTCCTTGAGAAGCGTCCTGATGGACCACATCAGAGAGAAAAATTTATAAAGCATATTGCACTGAAGACACCTGGTGGTGTATTGCGCTTGGAAGATATATCCAAGGAACCGAATGAAGAAGCTGATTGCTCCTCTGCAGGCTTGACACCTTCAAATACTGGGCACCATTCTTCCAGGAATAGTGACCAAATTCGTGTGGCAAGTACCAAAGAGACTAAGATACAGAAACCCCACTTACCTTTACCTCAGGAAAAGTCTGCAGTTAAAAAAGCTAGCAaccttcagaaaaataaaactgctagCTCTGTGGCATCACAGGAGACAAAACTTCTACCTTTACTTTCCCATGTTCCAAGTGCTGGTTCCTCTCGGGTTCCATTAAATGCTAAAAATTGCACTCTTCCAGTTCCTAAAAAAGATAAAGAGCGTTCCTCATCTAAAGAATGTTCTGGGCATTCTACAGAGTCCTCCAAACACAAGGAACACAAAGCAAAGACTAATAAGGCTGATTCTAACGTATCTACAGGGAAAATTTGTGGGGGATCTTTGCGTTCAGAATATGGCACTCCTACAAAGTCTCCCCCGGCTGCTTTGGAAGTTGTGCCATGTATTCCGAGCCCAACAGCACCTTCAGATAAAGCCCCTTCAGATAAAGAGAGTTCAGGAAATTCCAATGCAGGTAGCAATGCACTGAAAAGAAAACTAAGGGGTGATTTTGATAGTGATGAAGAAAGTTTAGGTTATAACCTAGACAGTGATGAGGAAGAGGAAACATTAAAATCACTGGAAGAAATAATGGCTTTGAACTTCAATCAGACTCCTGCAACTACAGGAAAGCCTCCTGCTCTTTCTAAGGGGCTTAGATCTCAGTCATCAGACTATACA gAACATGTTCATAGTGGAACTTACACAAATACTTTAGAGCGTCTAGTGAAGGAGATGGAAGACACACAAAG GCTAGATGAACTGCAGAAGCAACTACAGGAAGACATAAGGCAGGGCCGAGGCATTAAATCTCCAATCAGAATTGGCGATCAAGACAGTACAGATGATGAAGATGGCCTCTTAGAAGAGCACAG AGAATTTCTAAAGAAATTTTCAGTTACAATTGATGCTATTCCTGATCATCATCCAGGcgaagaaatatttaatttccttaattCTGGAAAAATTTTCAATCAGTATACCTTGGATTTAAGAGACTCTGGTTTTATCGGACAAAGTGCTGTAGAAAAGCTTATTCTTAA ATCAGGAAAAACAGATCAGATTTTTTTGACAACACAAGGCTTCCTTACCTCTGCTTATCACTATGTCCAGTGTCCTGTACCTGTGTTAAAGTGGCTGTTTCGG ATGATGTCAGTTCATACAGACTGTATTGTGTCTGTGCAGATTTTAAGTACATTAATGGAAATAACAATAAGAAATG ATACCTTCAGTGATTCACCAGTTTGGCCTTGGATCCCATCATTGTCTGATATAGCTGCTGTGTTTTTCAATATGGGAATTGATTTTAAATCTTTGTTCCCTCTGGAGAATCTTCAGCCAGACTTTAATGAAGATGACCTAGT TTCTGAAACACAGATGACACTGGGGGTGAAAGGAAGTGAAGATTCTTCTTGTAAGCCAATATTTTCATCTCTCCCTGAAACCAACATTTTAAATGTGGTCAAG TTTCTAGGCTTGTGTACATCTATACATCCGGAAGGTTACCAGGATTGTGAAATAATGTTACTGATTTTAATGTTGTTTAAAATGAGTCTGGAAAAACAACTGAAACAGATTCCTCTAGTAGACTTTCAAAGCCTCCTGATAAACCTGATGAAAAACATCAGAGATTGGAATACAAAG GTGCCTGAACTCTGTCTGGCCATAAATGAACTCTCCAGTCATCCCCACAACCTTCTGTGGTTGGTACAGCTGGTCCCTAACTGGACATCACGTGGAAG GCAACTGAGACAGTGCCTCAGCCTAGTGATTATTTCAAAGCTTTTGGATGAGAAACATGAAGATATCCCTAATGCGAATAATCTGCAg ATATCAGTCTTGCATCGCTATCTTGTGCAAATGAAGCCTTCAGATTTGTTGAAGAAAATGGTCTTGAAGAAAAGGGCTGAACAACCAAATGGCACTATTGATGATAGTCTTCATTTGGAACTTGAAAAGCAG GCATATTACCTGACCTACATTCTTCTTCATTTAGTCGGTGAAGTTAGTTGTTCtcactctttttcttctggacAACGG AAACACTTTGTGCACCTCTGTGGGGCTTTAGAAAAGCATGTTAAGTGTGATATTAGGGAAGATGCAAGACTGTTTTATAGAACTAAG GTAAAAGACTTGGTTGCCAGGATACATGGAAAATGGCAGGAAATAATCCAGAACTGTCGACCTACTCAG
- the SLF2 gene encoding SMC5-SMC6 complex localization factor protein 2 isoform X3 encodes MPKAKESFLEKRPDGPHQREKFIKHIALKTPGGVLRLEDISKEPNEEADCSSAGLTPSNTGHHSSRNSDQIRVASTKETKIQKPHLPLPQEKSAVKKASNLQKNKTASSVASQETKLLPLLSHVPSAGSSRVPLNAKNCTLPVPKKDKERSSSKECSGHSTESSKHKEHKAKTNKADSNVSTGKICGGSLRSEYGTPTKSPPAALEVVPCIPSPTAPSDKAPSDKESSGNSNAGSNALKRKLRGDFDSDEESLGYNLDSDEEEETLKSLEEIMALNFNQTPATTGKPPALSKGLRSQSSDYTEHVHSGTYTNTLERLVKEMEDTQRLDELQKQLQEDIRQGRGIKSPIRIGDQDSTDDEDGLLEEHREFLKKFSVTIDAIPDHHPGEEIFNFLNSGKIFNQYTLDLRDSGFIGQSAVEKLILKSGKTDQIFLTTQGFLTSAYHYVQCPVPVLKWLFRMMSVHTDCIVSVQILSTLMEITIRNDTFSDSPVWPWIPSLSDIAAVFFNMGIDFKSLFPLENLQPDFNEDDLVSETQMTLGVKGSEDSSCKPIFSSLPETNILNVVKFLGLCTSIHPEGYQDCEIMLLILMLFKMSLEKQLKQIPLVDFQSLLINLMKNIRDWNTKVPELCLAINELSSHPHNLLWLVQLVPNWTSRGRQLRQCLSLVIISKLLDEKHEDIPNANNLQISVLHRYLVQMKPSDLLKKMVLKKRAEQPNGTIDDSLHLELEKQAYYLTYILLHLVGEVSCSHSFSSGQRKHFVHLCGALEKHVKCDIREDARLFYRTKVKDLVARIHGKWQEIIQNCRPTQGQLHDFWVPDS; translated from the exons ATGCCAAAAGCAAAAGAGTCCTTCCTTGAGAAGCGTCCTGATGGACCACATCAGAGAGAAAAATTTATAAAGCATATTGCACTGAAGACACCTGGTGGTGTATTGCGCTTGGAAGATATATCCAAGGAACCGAATGAAGAAGCTGATTGCTCCTCTGCAGGCTTGACACCTTCAAATACTGGGCACCATTCTTCCAGGAATAGTGACCAAATTCGTGTGGCAAGTACCAAAGAGACTAAGATACAGAAACCCCACTTACCTTTACCTCAGGAAAAGTCTGCAGTTAAAAAAGCTAGCAaccttcagaaaaataaaactgctagCTCTGTGGCATCACAGGAGACAAAACTTCTACCTTTACTTTCCCATGTTCCAAGTGCTGGTTCCTCTCGGGTTCCATTAAATGCTAAAAATTGCACTCTTCCAGTTCCTAAAAAAGATAAAGAGCGTTCCTCATCTAAAGAATGTTCTGGGCATTCTACAGAGTCCTCCAAACACAAGGAACACAAAGCAAAGACTAATAAGGCTGATTCTAACGTATCTACAGGGAAAATTTGTGGGGGATCTTTGCGTTCAGAATATGGCACTCCTACAAAGTCTCCCCCGGCTGCTTTGGAAGTTGTGCCATGTATTCCGAGCCCAACAGCACCTTCAGATAAAGCCCCTTCAGATAAAGAGAGTTCAGGAAATTCCAATGCAGGTAGCAATGCACTGAAAAGAAAACTAAGGGGTGATTTTGATAGTGATGAAGAAAGTTTAGGTTATAACCTAGACAGTGATGAGGAAGAGGAAACATTAAAATCACTGGAAGAAATAATGGCTTTGAACTTCAATCAGACTCCTGCAACTACAGGAAAGCCTCCTGCTCTTTCTAAGGGGCTTAGATCTCAGTCATCAGACTATACA gAACATGTTCATAGTGGAACTTACACAAATACTTTAGAGCGTCTAGTGAAGGAGATGGAAGACACACAAAG GCTAGATGAACTGCAGAAGCAACTACAGGAAGACATAAGGCAGGGCCGAGGCATTAAATCTCCAATCAGAATTGGCGATCAAGACAGTACAGATGATGAAGATGGCCTCTTAGAAGAGCACAG AGAATTTCTAAAGAAATTTTCAGTTACAATTGATGCTATTCCTGATCATCATCCAGGcgaagaaatatttaatttccttaattCTGGAAAAATTTTCAATCAGTATACCTTGGATTTAAGAGACTCTGGTTTTATCGGACAAAGTGCTGTAGAAAAGCTTATTCTTAA ATCAGGAAAAACAGATCAGATTTTTTTGACAACACAAGGCTTCCTTACCTCTGCTTATCACTATGTCCAGTGTCCTGTACCTGTGTTAAAGTGGCTGTTTCGG ATGATGTCAGTTCATACAGACTGTATTGTGTCTGTGCAGATTTTAAGTACATTAATGGAAATAACAATAAGAAATG ATACCTTCAGTGATTCACCAGTTTGGCCTTGGATCCCATCATTGTCTGATATAGCTGCTGTGTTTTTCAATATGGGAATTGATTTTAAATCTTTGTTCCCTCTGGAGAATCTTCAGCCAGACTTTAATGAAGATGACCTAGT TTCTGAAACACAGATGACACTGGGGGTGAAAGGAAGTGAAGATTCTTCTTGTAAGCCAATATTTTCATCTCTCCCTGAAACCAACATTTTAAATGTGGTCAAG TTTCTAGGCTTGTGTACATCTATACATCCGGAAGGTTACCAGGATTGTGAAATAATGTTACTGATTTTAATGTTGTTTAAAATGAGTCTGGAAAAACAACTGAAACAGATTCCTCTAGTAGACTTTCAAAGCCTCCTGATAAACCTGATGAAAAACATCAGAGATTGGAATACAAAG GTGCCTGAACTCTGTCTGGCCATAAATGAACTCTCCAGTCATCCCCACAACCTTCTGTGGTTGGTACAGCTGGTCCCTAACTGGACATCACGTGGAAG GCAACTGAGACAGTGCCTCAGCCTAGTGATTATTTCAAAGCTTTTGGATGAGAAACATGAAGATATCCCTAATGCGAATAATCTGCAg ATATCAGTCTTGCATCGCTATCTTGTGCAAATGAAGCCTTCAGATTTGTTGAAGAAAATGGTCTTGAAGAAAAGGGCTGAACAACCAAATGGCACTATTGATGATAGTCTTCATTTGGAACTTGAAAAGCAG GCATATTACCTGACCTACATTCTTCTTCATTTAGTCGGTGAAGTTAGTTGTTCtcactctttttcttctggacAACGG AAACACTTTGTGCACCTCTGTGGGGCTTTAGAAAAGCATGTTAAGTGTGATATTAGGGAAGATGCAAGACTGTTTTATAGAACTAAG GTAAAAGACTTGGTTGCCAGGATACATGGAAAATGGCAGGAAATAATCCAGAACTGTCGACCTACTCAG
- the SLF2 gene encoding SMC5-SMC6 complex localization factor protein 2 isoform X4 — translation MKEHVHSGTYTNTLERLVKEMEDTQRLDELQKQLQEDIRQGRGIKSPIRIGDQDSTDDEDGLLEEHREFLKKFSVTIDAIPDHHPGEEIFNFLNSGKIFNQYTLDLRDSGFIGQSAVEKLILKSGKTDQIFLTTQGFLTSAYHYVQCPVPVLKWLFRMMSVHTDCIVSVQILSTLMEITIRNDTFSDSPVWPWIPSLSDIAAVFFNMGIDFKSLFPLENLQPDFNEDDLVSETQMTLGVKGSEDSSCKPIFSSLPETNILNVVKFLGLCTSIHPEGYQDCEIMLLILMLFKMSLEKQLKQIPLVDFQSLLINLMKNIRDWNTKVPELCLAINELSSHPHNLLWLVQLVPNWTSRGRQLRQCLSLVIISKLLDEKHEDIPNANNLQISVLHRYLVQMKPSDLLKKMVLKKRAEQPNGTIDDSLHLELEKQAYYLTYILLHLVGEVSCSHSFSSGQRKHFVHLCGALEKHVKCDIREDARLFYRTKVKDLVARIHGKWQEIIQNCRPTQGQLHDFWVPDS, via the exons ATGAAG gAACATGTTCATAGTGGAACTTACACAAATACTTTAGAGCGTCTAGTGAAGGAGATGGAAGACACACAAAG GCTAGATGAACTGCAGAAGCAACTACAGGAAGACATAAGGCAGGGCCGAGGCATTAAATCTCCAATCAGAATTGGCGATCAAGACAGTACAGATGATGAAGATGGCCTCTTAGAAGAGCACAG AGAATTTCTAAAGAAATTTTCAGTTACAATTGATGCTATTCCTGATCATCATCCAGGcgaagaaatatttaatttccttaattCTGGAAAAATTTTCAATCAGTATACCTTGGATTTAAGAGACTCTGGTTTTATCGGACAAAGTGCTGTAGAAAAGCTTATTCTTAA ATCAGGAAAAACAGATCAGATTTTTTTGACAACACAAGGCTTCCTTACCTCTGCTTATCACTATGTCCAGTGTCCTGTACCTGTGTTAAAGTGGCTGTTTCGG ATGATGTCAGTTCATACAGACTGTATTGTGTCTGTGCAGATTTTAAGTACATTAATGGAAATAACAATAAGAAATG ATACCTTCAGTGATTCACCAGTTTGGCCTTGGATCCCATCATTGTCTGATATAGCTGCTGTGTTTTTCAATATGGGAATTGATTTTAAATCTTTGTTCCCTCTGGAGAATCTTCAGCCAGACTTTAATGAAGATGACCTAGT TTCTGAAACACAGATGACACTGGGGGTGAAAGGAAGTGAAGATTCTTCTTGTAAGCCAATATTTTCATCTCTCCCTGAAACCAACATTTTAAATGTGGTCAAG TTTCTAGGCTTGTGTACATCTATACATCCGGAAGGTTACCAGGATTGTGAAATAATGTTACTGATTTTAATGTTGTTTAAAATGAGTCTGGAAAAACAACTGAAACAGATTCCTCTAGTAGACTTTCAAAGCCTCCTGATAAACCTGATGAAAAACATCAGAGATTGGAATACAAAG GTGCCTGAACTCTGTCTGGCCATAAATGAACTCTCCAGTCATCCCCACAACCTTCTGTGGTTGGTACAGCTGGTCCCTAACTGGACATCACGTGGAAG GCAACTGAGACAGTGCCTCAGCCTAGTGATTATTTCAAAGCTTTTGGATGAGAAACATGAAGATATCCCTAATGCGAATAATCTGCAg ATATCAGTCTTGCATCGCTATCTTGTGCAAATGAAGCCTTCAGATTTGTTGAAGAAAATGGTCTTGAAGAAAAGGGCTGAACAACCAAATGGCACTATTGATGATAGTCTTCATTTGGAACTTGAAAAGCAG GCATATTACCTGACCTACATTCTTCTTCATTTAGTCGGTGAAGTTAGTTGTTCtcactctttttcttctggacAACGG AAACACTTTGTGCACCTCTGTGGGGCTTTAGAAAAGCATGTTAAGTGTGATATTAGGGAAGATGCAAGACTGTTTTATAGAACTAAG GTAAAAGACTTGGTTGCCAGGATACATGGAAAATGGCAGGAAATAATCCAGAACTGTCGACCTACTCAG